The following are encoded in a window of Leptodactylus fuscus isolate aLepFus1 chromosome 9, aLepFus1.hap2, whole genome shotgun sequence genomic DNA:
- the LOC142218858 gene encoding flavin-containing monooxygenase 5-like — MKRVAVIGAGSSGLPAIKCCLDEGLEPTCFERSDDIGGLWRFKNGPEENRASIYNSVIINTSKEMMCYTDYPIPEDFPNYMHNSKVLQYYYKYMEHFQLRKYIKFKTSVCSIKKRPDFATTGQWDVTTEHDGKQETHIFDAILVCIGHHTTPNLPLHSFPGIETFTGQYFHSRDYKTPDNFKNKRIIVVGIGNTGVDLAVELSAVAKQVFLSTRRGAWLLNRVHDNGYPLDIVLFTRFFAIFQDVFPSLANTFLEYKSNSRVDHENFGLKPQHRFLSQHPTVSDDLPNRIISGKVKMKTNIKQFQGSDVVFEDGTVEKDIDVVIFATGYKFYFSFFDESIIKVEKNQTPLYKMMFPPDLEKSTLAFIGYIQPIGAIMPISEMQARWATRVFKGESKLPSAREMMAEIIKRKEEMQKRYVESERHTIQVDYVNYMDELAEEIGCKPNFKKLFLTDPKLAWEMFFGPCSPYQYRLTGPGRWKDARSAILTQKERIIKPLKTRSIDNNCSKSPYSLLFKIFGILILFAAVYFAL, encoded by the exons ATGAAGAGAGTTGCCGTCATTGGCGCCGGTTCCAGCGGACTACCTGCCATTAAGTGTTGTCTTGACGAAGGTTTAGAGCCCACATGCTTTGAAAGGAGTGACGATATTGGAGGACTCTGGAGGTTTAAG AACGGTCCCGAAGAAAACAGAGCCAGCATTTATAATTCTGTTATCATCAATACATCCAAGGAAATGATGTGCTACACCGATTACCCAATACCTGAAGACTTTCCCAACTACATGCACAACTCCAAAGTGCTAcaatattattataaatatatggAACATTTTCAACTCCGGAAATATATCAAGTTCAAG ACATCAGTTTGCAGTATTAAGAAGCGCCCAGATTTTGCAACTACTGGGCAGTGGGATGTTACAACAGAACATGACGGAAAACAAGAGACTCATATCTTTGATGCCATTCTGGTGTGCATTGGCCATCACACCACTCCAAACCTACCTCTCCATTCCTTTCCAG GAATTGAAACTTTCACAGGCCAATACTTTCATAGCCGTGACTACAAAACACCTGACAATTTTAAGAACAAAAGAATAATCGTGGTCGGTATTGGTAACACAGGAGTTGATCTGGCTGTGGAACTCAGTGCTGTGGCTAAACAG GTTTTCCTCAGCACCAGGAGAGGAGCTTGGCTGTTGAACCGTGTCCATGATAATGGCTATCCACTGGATATTGTCCTTTTCACACGATTCTTTGCAATCTTTCAAGATGTTTTCCCATCTCTAGCAAACACTTTCCTGGAATATAAATCCAACAGCAGAGTTGATCATGAAAATTTTGGTCTAAAACCACAACACAG GTTTCTCAGCCAACATCCTACAGTCAGTGACGACCTCCCGAATCGCATTATCTCCGGTAAAGTGAAGATGAAGACCAACATTAAACAGTTCCAGGGGTCGGATGTCGTGTTTGAAGATGGGACAGTGGAGAAAGACATCGATGTTGTGATTTTTGCAACAGGATACAAATTTTATTTCTCGTTTTTTGATGAATCAAtcataaaagtagaaaaaaaccAAACCCCTTTATATAAAATGATGTTTCCACCAGATTTGGAAAAATCAACTCTCGCTTTCATTGGATACATACAACCCATTGGGGCTATAATGCCTATTTCTGAGATGCAAGCTCGCTGGGCAACAAGAGTCTTCAAAG GTGAAAGTAAGTTGCCATCCGCGCGTGAGATGATGGCTGAGATCATAAAGAGGAAAGAAGAAATGCAAAAGAG GTACGTCGAAAGTGAGCGCCATACCATACAAGTGGACTACGTAAATTACATGGATGAGTTAGCAGAAGAGATAGGCTGTAAGCCTAATTTTAAGAAGCTATTTCTGACCGATCCTAAGCTAGCCTGGGAGATGTTCTTCGGGCCATGCTCTCCGTACCAGTACCGCCTGACTGGACCTGGGCGGTGGAAAGACGCCAGGTCAGCCATTTTAACCCAGAAAGAGCGTATCATCAAACCACTGAAGACACGAAGCATCGATAACAACTGTTCTAAAAGCCCATACAGCTTGCTTTTTAAAATATTTGGCATCCTGATACTTTTTGCTGCAGTATATTTTGCACTGTAG